A window of Rutidosis leptorrhynchoides isolate AG116_Rl617_1_P2 unplaced genomic scaffold, CSIRO_AGI_Rlap_v1 contig475, whole genome shotgun sequence genomic DNA:
ATCACCGATGACAGTCCATTTATCCAAAGTCAATCACAGCAGTCCTATATTCTTATTACTACTTCTCTGCTATGATCAACATGTCATGGCACAGTCTTCATTGCCACCGCCGCCGCCACCGGACGCTTTCACCAAATTTGAGGCAAGTATTAACCCGAAAATGGCCGTTGTCTTGGTCATCCTTGTGATCGCCTTCCTCATGATGGGATTTCTGTCCGTCTTCGTCCGTCGTTGTGCCCAACGTCAGCTACAAGGAAGGTATGATCCGCCGTTAGCGTTGCTTGGTGCTGGCAGGCTGTCTCGGAGATCGGCGCGTGGACTTGACGCGCAGGTGATTAAATCTTTCCCTACTTTcttgtattctaaggtcaaagggtTAAGGATCGGCCAGGGCTCGCTCGAGTGTGCAATTTGCTTGAACGAGTTCGAAGATGATGAAACGCTGCGTTTAATACCTACTTGTAACCACGTGTTCCATCCCGATTGCATTGATGCTTGGTTGAATTCTCACAACACTTGTCCGGTTTGCCGAGCCAATTTGGTACCTAAACCGAGCGACGCGAGTTCAATCAATTCGGTTCAGGATGTTGAACCTCCGGTTCAATTGGAAACTAGACCGGATGATAACGATGGACAAATTTTAATTCATGTTGCTGAGCACGTACTGCAATCTCCGGGTGAGCATTCGATAATCGTAAGCGATAACGTAAATCTAAATAGCTCATTTCGATCAAAATCATACGGTTCGTCATCACGATTCAGTCAGTCTGATCGATGGTTGCTTAGGTCGCACTCTACCGTCATTCATTGATTCAATCCGGCGAGAATTATGAAAGATTTACTCTAAGATTACCTGAAGATGTGCGAAATCAATTAGTTAACTCAAATCATACCGCCATGGAATTTTCAAGAGAAAGAAGTACAAGGAAAGGTTACAGGATTTATGAAAACAATGGAAAGGGCAATTTTAACTATGAGAGATTCGACCAAGAAGGAAAATCAGAAATGTGGCGGTTCACCCTGACTCCACCCTTCCTCTCAAGAGCCGGTTCACTTAAATCTCAGAAAACTGACGTGGAAGAATCATCTGATCGACGATCGTCTCGATCAGATAGTCAAGTTTATAGAATACAGAATTGATTTCAGGGATCTGGATTTGGATCCACTGTGATTAGCTATACatagattttttattttttatcttaTAAAGTTTCCTACTTTTGTTTAATATATTCTTTTGGAAATTTTATGTTGTTTAAATCAATGGTGGGAGGGAAAGTTGCTCAACACAATCTAAAGATATTTCCTCTATACATAAAAGCTGCTAtatgatattaaaaaaaaaaaaagctactacatatatgtatatacatgtgcTATATATATATACCCCTTGTATAAACAATCACTAGTAGAAAATTGGATACGGCCACGGCTCGAAAATCGTGGTCTAGAGTCGAAAAATCGTGACCTAAAGTTTTGGCTATGGTTTTTTGAATGATCCCAAAATTCCTTAGCAGTCTCAAAATTCTGAATGATCTTGAATACATTAGGACGTACAGCACATTGAATAATGCTAACAGTTTTGATGTTTGCTGTAGAAGTAGTTGATTCAGCTGATGTCCATTGGTCTTCACTTTTGACTACTTCAGCACCATTAACAGTGGCAGTAGGAGGTGTCCACAGAACTTGTGTAGCGCACCAGATATTTTCACCATGGCTTTTCAAGTACCACTTCATTCCGGTCTTCCAATAATCATAATTGGATTCCGTCAGTAAGGGAGGACGAATGGTTGAACCGCCTTCTTCAATTCTATCTTCTATAGTCAGAATACTCAAGATCTTTTCTCAAGAAAATTTCTTGagcccgctctgataccacttgaaagtgTATTCCGACTGAAACGATAGGTTAGTGCAGTTGTGCTAACGGTGGCAGGTCAGCACAGAATAATAAAAACACAGTGCAGAAAGAAAATAACAACGATATGTTCATGCAGTTCGGTTTCCCTACTCTGCGGGGCCTAACCCAGTGGTAAACGACATTCCACTATTCTTGCAATCAATAGGACAATACAATGATTATAATTCGCAAATCTATAATCTACTTCCTATATCACTAAGTGTACTCGTCGATCTACCTTAGACAGCCTAATCTAAACGGACTAGGACTTACACAGTTTTGCCTCACCAAACGGGTAAGGACTTCTTGCAACCCTCTTTCAGATTACAAGTGTCGGTTGCCTCACCAAACGGGTAAGGACTTTCTCGAGACCTCTGCACGGATCACGAGCGCCAATGCCTTGCCAAACGGACAAGGACTTCCTTGCAATCCCCTGATGAATTACAAGTGCCACAAGATGATGCACTATATATAATCAACTCTGAAGTAGTTTGATAAGTGCTCTGATAAGTACCAACACCGTTTAAGAGTTCACGTACAAATACGTCAATAAAACGTGAACAATATGGTGTATGAAGGCATGAAGGTGTATGTGCGTGTATGCTCTGTTCTTCTGTGCTTCTCTTCTGTTGAGTCTTCGACTTCTTAAATAGAGAACTCACCACCTTCACCAATTCGAAAA
This region includes:
- the LOC139883931 gene encoding RING-H2 finger protein ATL39-like produces the protein MAQSSLPPPPPPDAFTKFEASINPKMAVVLVILVIAFLMMGFLSVFVRRCAQRQLQGRYDPPLALLGAGRLSRRSARGLDAQVIKSFPTFLYSKVKGLRIGQGSLECAICLNEFEDDETLRLIPTCNHVFHPDCIDAWLNSHNTCPVCRANLVPKPSDASSINSVQDVEPPVQLETRPDDNDGQILIHVAEHVLQSPGEHSIIVSDNVNLNSSFRSKSYGSSSRFSQSDRWLLRSHSTVIH